One Alphaproteobacteria bacterium DNA segment encodes these proteins:
- a CDS encoding HAMP domain-containing protein, which produces MNGQTSINFLGRFSISQKLGMTAVGGMAVIAIIVGYTVMAVDAHRSDGEAIDLAGRQRMLAQSAMKEVLLTQAGRASSYEQTLRKFEQALDSLVETNKLGSAEAYQAVRQKALLNDFRSAAATLLAMPINDPRAAAKRDELLQLNQAMTDAANDLVQKIDASAESKISNVMRNIILLGLLASLTAVVMTLIIARDIIHPLRACVARAKDIADGNLKVEHLAVRARDETGQLAQSFNKMVDSLREIAGKTRSVTENLNASASEIFATTKEQAAATRQQAAAVQEITATVEEINQSGKQVAERAKQVSGSAQSMANASNLGLQAVESIVKAMEGIRHQAGSVADNIVTLSERTQAIGEIIASVTDIAEQSNLVALNAAIEAADAREDGRRFAVVAGEIKNLADQAKDATRRVRSILEEIQRGINTSVLLTEEAMKRVEYGREKVTVAEDAIRKMTANVAESANAFQQIGGATNQQQIGFEQVVQALQEIRQASQQTASSTGQLEAAAGGFTALSQQLRDVVEKYRV; this is translated from the coding sequence ATGAACGGGCAGACAAGCATCAATTTTCTAGGCCGCTTTTCCATCTCCCAAAAGCTGGGCATGACCGCCGTCGGCGGAATGGCGGTGATCGCCATTATCGTCGGCTACACGGTGATGGCCGTCGATGCCCATCGCTCGGATGGAGAAGCGATCGATCTGGCTGGTCGCCAACGCATGCTGGCCCAAAGCGCCATGAAGGAAGTTTTGCTGACGCAAGCCGGGCGTGCGTCGTCCTACGAACAAACGCTGCGCAAGTTCGAGCAAGCGCTGGACAGTCTGGTCGAAACCAATAAGCTGGGATCGGCCGAGGCCTATCAGGCGGTCCGCCAGAAGGCGCTGCTGAACGATTTCAGATCGGCGGCTGCGACGCTGCTGGCCATGCCCATCAACGATCCGCGCGCCGCCGCCAAGCGCGACGAACTGTTGCAATTGAATCAGGCCATGACCGATGCCGCCAACGATCTGGTGCAAAAGATCGACGCCAGCGCCGAGAGTAAAATTTCCAATGTCATGCGAAACATCATTCTCCTGGGTCTGCTGGCCAGCTTGACCGCCGTCGTGATGACGCTGATCATCGCCCGCGACATCATTCATCCGCTCAGGGCTTGCGTCGCTCGCGCCAAGGACATAGCCGATGGAAATCTGAAGGTCGAACATTTGGCGGTGCGCGCCCGCGATGAGACCGGGCAACTGGCCCAAAGTTTCAATAAGATGGTGGACTCCTTGCGCGAAATCGCGGGCAAGACGCGCTCGGTGACCGAAAACCTGAATGCGTCGGCTTCCGAGATTTTCGCCACCACGAAAGAGCAGGCGGCGGCCACGCGCCAGCAGGCGGCGGCGGTGCAGGAAATCACCGCCACGGTCGAGGAAATCAACCAATCGGGCAAGCAGGTGGCCGAGCGCGCCAAACAGGTTTCCGGTTCGGCCCAGTCGATGGCCAACGCCAGCAACCTGGGTTTGCAGGCGGTGGAATCGATCGTCAAGGCCATGGAAGGCATCCGCCATCAGGCTGGTTCGGTGGCCGACAACATCGTCACCTTAAGCGAGCGCACGCAGGCCATCGGCGAAATCATCGCCAGCGTGACCGACATTGCCGAACAGTCGAATCTGGTGGCGCTGAATGCCGCCATCGAGGCCGCCGACGCCCGCGAAGATGGGCGGCGCTTTGCCGTGGTGGCGGGCGAGATCAAGAATTTGGCCGATCAGGCCAAGGACGCCACAAGGCGGGTTCGCAGCATCTTGGAAGAGATTCAGCGCGGCATCAACACCTCGGTGCTGCTGACCGAGGAAGCAATGAAGCGCGTTGAGTATGGGCGCGAAAAGGTGACCGTCGCCGAAGACGCCATCCGCAAGATGACGGCCAACGTCGCCGAAAGCGCCAACGCCTTTCAGCAGATCGGCGGCGCCACCAACCAGCAGCAGATTGGCTTCGAACAGGTGGTGCAGGCCTTGCAGGAAATCCGCCAGGCCAGTCAGCAGACCGCCAGTTCGACCGGGCAGTTGGAGGCGGCGGCGGGCGGCTTTACGGCGCTTAGCCAGCAGTTGCGGGATGTTGTCGAAAAATATCGTGTGTAG
- a CDS encoding response regulator, which yields MDLHERLLNAFRIECREHLEHIRSHFVMRDEGELARPEMDEVFRHAHSLKGAARATDLRPIEALAHRLETMLAQIRSGSRAFSSDMRVLAGRLVDTVEDWMAAFDAGKDLPDADAALALADKALDGDGAAAPLAQSEARAVPSEPIKASEPYAAGKAIQRPPPKSAPAKAGDEPIKVRAKSLDRLLLSAGALASGAADQSMVAKRLRQFEDVLGELDRAWRNLQAVTPDLRHRHERQVRNRAIERQAERIDKHLRWLGAEISQVRNQQHKSAWTVEQMAGELRRDIRQVRLIPAESVFAGFRKMVRDLARDLGMEIDFRTQGFDVEADRQVLEALRDPVMHLLRNALAHGIEPPEERVKAGKPATGRLSLSFLVEGLFLLVTIEDDGRGLNLQRIKDQAVDRGLIGPQEAEETSDGDLSRLIFMPGFSTAKEVGDIAGRGMGMSVVHEVAARLSGHAQWQPKEGPGTRFLLTVPLSVSSQRLLLLECQNQTYALAAEAVSRLCRIAASDVKQVEGRSLVLIDERQVPVRGLDDLLGLGQSGIKLSEGNFLAAIIDTPQGTIALAVDALSEVCEAVVKDVGFSLPHGSVVTGAILRPDGSVVVVLNAYEMIAQLDESDAAPALMTEERAAEESAPVILVADDSITTRTLEKSILEAHGYKVRVAVDGLDALIQLRASPVDLVVSDVEMPRIDGFALLKELKSDKKLAHIPVIMVTSLKRNEDIERGLELGAAAYLVKQKFDQTELLETIRQIL from the coding sequence ATGGATCTGCACGAACGCCTTCTTAACGCTTTCCGGATCGAATGCCGGGAGCATTTGGAACATATCCGCAGCCACTTCGTGATGCGTGACGAAGGCGAACTTGCGCGCCCCGAAATGGACGAAGTGTTCCGCCACGCCCATAGCCTGAAAGGGGCGGCCAGGGCGACCGATCTGCGTCCCATCGAGGCCTTGGCGCATCGGCTTGAAACGATGCTGGCGCAGATACGTTCGGGCAGTCGAGCCTTTTCATCGGACATGCGCGTTCTGGCCGGGCGTCTGGTCGATACGGTCGAAGATTGGATGGCGGCCTTCGATGCGGGCAAGGACTTGCCCGATGCCGATGCCGCCCTGGCCCTTGCCGACAAGGCGCTGGACGGCGATGGCGCGGCTGCGCCCTTGGCTCAATCCGAAGCGAGGGCGGTGCCATCCGAACCGATCAAGGCCAGTGAACCCTATGCGGCGGGCAAGGCCATTCAAAGGCCGCCTCCGAAATCTGCCCCCGCCAAGGCCGGAGACGAGCCGATCAAGGTGCGCGCCAAATCCCTGGATCGTCTTTTGCTGTCGGCGGGCGCCTTGGCCAGTGGGGCGGCCGATCAGTCGATGGTGGCCAAACGCTTGCGCCAGTTCGAAGATGTGCTGGGTGAATTGGATCGCGCTTGGCGCAATTTGCAGGCGGTGACGCCGGATTTGCGCCATCGCCACGAACGCCAAGTGCGCAACCGCGCCATCGAACGCCAGGCCGAAAGGATCGACAAGCATCTGCGCTGGCTGGGGGCCGAGATTTCCCAGGTCCGCAATCAACAGCACAAAAGCGCATGGACGGTCGAACAGATGGCGGGCGAGCTTCGCCGAGACATCCGCCAGGTTCGTTTGATTCCAGCCGAAAGCGTCTTCGCGGGCTTTCGCAAGATGGTGCGCGATCTGGCGCGCGATCTGGGCATGGAAATCGACTTCAGGACCCAGGGTTTCGACGTCGAGGCCGACCGCCAGGTGTTGGAAGCTCTGCGCGATCCGGTGATGCATTTGCTGCGCAACGCCCTGGCGCACGGCATCGAACCGCCGGAGGAACGCGTGAAGGCGGGCAAACCGGCGACCGGGCGGCTTTCTCTGTCCTTCTTGGTCGAAGGGCTATTTCTGTTGGTGACGATTGAAGACGATGGACGCGGGCTTAACCTGCAGCGCATCAAGGATCAGGCCGTCGACAGGGGTTTGATCGGTCCTCAAGAGGCTGAGGAAACCAGCGACGGCGACTTATCGCGCCTGATCTTCATGCCGGGCTTTTCCACGGCGAAGGAAGTGGGCGATATCGCCGGGCGCGGCATGGGCATGTCGGTCGTGCATGAAGTGGCGGCCCGTCTGAGCGGCCACGCGCAGTGGCAGCCCAAGGAAGGGCCCGGCACGCGCTTTTTGCTGACTGTGCCCCTGTCGGTATCCAGTCAGCGCCTGCTGCTGCTTGAATGCCAGAACCAAACTTACGCCCTGGCCGCCGAGGCGGTCAGCCGTCTGTGCCGCATCGCCGCCAGCGACGTCAAGCAGGTGGAAGGGCGTTCGCTGGTTCTGATCGACGAACGCCAAGTTCCCGTTCGCGGGCTGGACGATCTGCTGGGACTTGGGCAAAGCGGCATTAAGCTCAGCGAAGGCAATTTCCTGGCGGCCATCATCGACACGCCGCAAGGAACGATTGCCCTGGCCGTCGACGCGCTCAGCGAGGTTTGCGAGGCCGTGGTCAAGGATGTGGGTTTCTCTCTGCCGCATGGCAGCGTGGTGACGGGCGCCATCCTAAGGCCGGACGGCAGCGTGGTGGTGGTGCTCAACGCCTATGAGATGATCGCGCAGCTTGACGAATCGGACGCCGCCCCGGCGTTGATGACCGAAGAACGCGCGGCTGAGGAATCGGCCCCGGTCATTCTGGTGGCCGACGATTCCATCACCACTCGGACTTTGGAAAAGAGCATCCTTGAGGCGCATGGCTACAAGGTGCGCGTGGCCGTCGATGGGCTGGACGCGCTGATCCAGCTGCGGGCCAGCCCGGTCGATCTGGTGGTCAGCGACGTGGAAATGCCCAGGATCGACGGATTCGCCCTGCTGAAGGAACTGAAGAGCGACAAGAAGCTGGCGCACATTCCCGTCATCATGGTGACATCGCTTAAACGAAACGAGGATATCGAGCGCGGCCTGGAGTTGGGCGCCGCCGCCTATCTCGTCAAACAGAAGTTCGATCAGACCGAGCTTCTGGAAACCATCCGTCAGATATTGTAG
- a CDS encoding chemotaxis protein CheW yields MTKAKQADIDWEQVHSRLKASNQAMARALEPDPLQIAAIQKWRAAYLASRSHEDDASEDMRVLVFGVSQERFAIPLEDVSEVSGATLCTPVPGLGNALLGLANLHGEIRPVLDTAALLDIPRQGGANPKPASVLYLRWGQRRLGLAADFLEGVQTLDAKQLHKASAEGAGMPRRFIKAITAETLALIDVPALLEGSGMGNNNVNDSLQEGKRA; encoded by the coding sequence ATGACGAAAGCGAAGCAGGCCGACATCGATTGGGAACAAGTACACAGCCGCCTGAAGGCCAGCAATCAGGCGATGGCCCGAGCTCTTGAACCTGATCCGTTGCAAATCGCCGCCATTCAGAAATGGCGCGCCGCCTATCTGGCCTCCCGCTCGCACGAAGATGACGCGTCCGAGGATATGCGGGTGCTGGTCTTTGGCGTCTCGCAGGAACGATTCGCCATCCCGCTCGAGGACGTCAGCGAGGTGTCCGGGGCAACGCTTTGCACGCCGGTGCCGGGCCTGGGCAATGCCCTGCTGGGCCTGGCCAATCTGCACGGCGAAATCCGCCCGGTTCTTGATACGGCCGCCTTGCTGGACATTCCCAGACAAGGGGGGGCGAATCCCAAACCCGCCTCGGTTTTGTACCTGCGCTGGGGGCAGCGTCGTCTGGGGCTGGCCGCCGACTTTCTGGAAGGCGTGCAGACCCTCGACGCCAAGCAATTGCACAAGGCAAGCGCCGAAGGGGCGGGCATGCCTCGGCGTTTCATCAAGGCGATTACCGCCGAGACGCTGGCCTTGATCGACGTTCCAGCCTTGCTGGAAGGCTCCGGCATGGGAAACAACAACGTGAATGACAGCCTGCAGGAAGGAAAACGCGCATGA
- a CDS encoding cache domain-containing protein: MMAALVACGLTFGASTVRAAEGECWTAQLLVDKAISHYKAVGQEKAFADFMDKGNPGWVNNGHYVVVSTMDGIFKTHTVNPKFIDNTDLPMLKDTDGILIIQEMVKAGKSGPDGAWAKYTWVHPEAKKWVPKHTWVKPSGELLFMDSCYP, from the coding sequence ATGATGGCGGCGTTGGTTGCCTGCGGGTTGACGTTCGGGGCGAGCACGGTCCGCGCCGCCGAAGGCGAATGCTGGACGGCGCAGTTGCTGGTGGACAAGGCGATCAGTCATTACAAGGCCGTTGGTCAGGAAAAAGCCTTTGCCGATTTCATGGACAAGGGGAATCCCGGTTGGGTAAATAACGGGCATTATGTCGTCGTCTCGACCATGGACGGCATCTTTAAAACTCATACCGTCAATCCAAAATTTATAGACAACACCGATTTGCCGATGCTTAAGGACACGGATGGCATCCTGATTATTCAAGAGATGGTCAAGGCCGGGAAATCCGGTCCCGACGGCGCCTGGGCCAAGTACACATGGGTCCATCCCGAGGCCAAGAAATGGGTGCCCAAGCATACTTGGGTGAAGCCTAGCGGGGAACTGCTGTTCATGGATAGCTGCTATCCTTGA
- a CDS encoding ATP-binding cassette domain-containing protein, protein MASPPLLALRDVRLTFGGSPLFEGVTTWVGRGDKTCLVGRNGSGKSTLLKILAGEILPDSGECFVQPGTRIATLAQDPALVGPSVAAYVAAGLPATEQDQHYRVEAVLDALKLDGARDPALLSGGEGRRAALARALVCDPDVLLLDEPTNHMDLPTILWLEQTLSAFAGALVAISHDRRFLETVSRQTLWLERGQVRRSEQGFAAFPAWQEETYAAEEAEMARMNTKLRQELHWLARGVTARRKRNMGRLRALQGLRKDRGELLKAKTDAGRSAKLGADAGELSGRLVIEADAISKQFEGAVIANGFSTRIMRGDRIGFVGPNGAGKTTLLRLLTGELEPDSGSVRLGTNLEPAYFDQRRELLDPERSVWDTLTEGRGDSVWVRGQPRHVIGYMKDFLFSEAQARTPVKALSGGERNRLLLAKLLAKPSNLLILDEPTNDLDMDTLDMLEEMLAEYEGTLLVVSHDRDFLDRLVTSVIAVEGGGDVSEYAGGYSDYLRQRPVADPAPAKREPVRSVAPVRPKAAPSRLSYKQTRELDELPARLDALAGEIARLEGLLADPGLFARDRTGFEAAVARLDLARTELEAAEERWLELETLREELGK, encoded by the coding sequence ATGGCATCACCTCCGCTTCTGGCCCTGCGCGACGTCCGCCTTACCTTCGGCGGCTCCCCCCTGTTCGAGGGCGTCACCACCTGGGTGGGACGCGGCGACAAGACCTGTCTGGTTGGCCGCAACGGCTCGGGCAAGTCCACCCTGCTCAAGATACTGGCTGGCGAGATTCTGCCCGATTCCGGCGAATGTTTCGTCCAGCCCGGCACGCGCATCGCCACTTTGGCGCAAGACCCCGCCCTGGTCGGCCCCAGCGTCGCGGCCTATGTCGCCGCTGGACTGCCCGCGACCGAGCAAGACCAGCATTACCGGGTCGAAGCGGTCCTGGACGCCCTTAAGCTGGACGGGGCGCGCGATCCCGCGCTGCTGTCGGGCGGCGAGGGCCGCCGGGCGGCGCTGGCCCGCGCCCTGGTGTGCGACCCCGACGTCTTGCTGCTGGACGAACCCACCAACCATATGGACCTGCCGACCATTCTATGGCTCGAGCAAACATTAAGCGCCTTTGCGGGCGCGCTGGTGGCGATCAGCCATGATCGCCGCTTTCTGGAAACGGTGTCGCGCCAAACCCTGTGGCTGGAGCGCGGCCAGGTGCGCCGTTCCGAACAGGGCTTCGCCGCCTTCCCCGCTTGGCAGGAAGAGACCTATGCCGCCGAAGAGGCCGAGATGGCCCGCATGAACACCAAGCTGCGCCAGGAGTTGCACTGGCTGGCGCGCGGCGTCACGGCAAGGCGCAAGCGCAATATGGGGCGGCTGCGCGCGTTGCAGGGCCTGCGCAAGGATCGCGGCGAGTTGCTGAAGGCCAAGACGGATGCGGGTCGTTCAGCCAAGCTGGGCGCCGATGCGGGCGAGCTGTCCGGTCGTTTGGTGATCGAAGCCGATGCGATCAGCAAACAGTTCGAGGGCGCTGTGATCGCCAACGGCTTTTCCACCCGCATCATGCGCGGCGACCGCATCGGCTTTGTGGGACCCAACGGCGCTGGCAAGACCACGCTGCTGCGGCTGCTGACCGGCGAGTTGGAACCCGATTCCGGCAGCGTGCGCCTAGGCACCAATCTGGAGCCAGCTTATTTCGACCAGCGGCGCGAACTTCTCGATCCCGAGCGCAGCGTCTGGGACACGTTGACCGAAGGGCGCGGCGACAGCGTCTGGGTGCGCGGCCAGCCTCGGCATGTGATCGGCTACATGAAGGACTTTCTGTTTTCGGAGGCCCAGGCCCGCACGCCGGTCAAGGCTCTGTCGGGCGGCGAGCGCAACCGTCTGCTGCTGGCCAAGCTGTTGGCCAAGCCCTCCAACCTGCTGATCTTGGACGAACCCACCAACGATCTGGACATGGACACGCTCGACATGCTCGAGGAAATGCTGGCCGAATACGAGGGCACGCTTCTGGTGGTCAGCCATGATCGCGATTTTCTCGACCGCCTGGTTACCAGCGTCATCGCCGTCGAAGGCGGCGGCGATGTCAGCGAATATGCGGGTGGCTATTCCGATTATCTGCGCCAGCGCCCCGTGGCCGATCCAGCACCGGCCAAGCGCGAGCCGGTCCGTTCGGTTGCGCCGGTTCGGCCCAAAGCGGCGCCGTCGCGTCTTAGCTACAAGCAAACCCGAGAGCTGGACGAGCTGCCCGCCCGCCTTGACGCCCTGGCTGGCGAGATTGCACGGCTGGAAGGCCTGCTGGCCGATCCTGGCCTGTTCGCCCGCGACCGTACCGGCTTCGAAGCCGCCGTCGCCCGCCTCGACCTTGCCCGCACGGAATTGGAGGCGGCGGAGGAACGCTGGCTCGAGTTGGAAACCCTGCGTGAGGAACTAGGCAAGTAG
- a CDS encoding response regulator, with the protein MSKRIMVVEDSPTQAIRLQYALEQEGFDSICVNSAEQALEALNLMLPDLMIVDYHLPGASGVELCRRIRLNVATQSLPIIMLTSDATADSQVAGLDSGADDYVAKSDDFNMLILRVHGVLRRSAQPEMLLRPAEPMFHQAHLLVIDDSPTYLEYLRATLADEGYTIDAAEDGPKGIELAKQNSYECVLVDLIMPAMDGTTVCQELVKLNRPEDPPIVILMMSAFESRDNAIRALESGADDFVGKSTDMAILKGRIRALLRNRFLRKQTQRLIEDARMREAKLELMVEERTQSLQREIEERKRIEEDLLQAKENAEASNVAKSRFLSNMSHELRTPLNAIIGFADVMRHKMFGPFDCDKYREYLDDIHHAAHHLLRIINDILDISRVESGRLDLYEEEFELADAIHSVARLVGDQVRRQELTLDILLDDGLPHVRADRRILEQAFLNLLYNAAKFTPSGGVIAVRAVREADGGLAIAFSDTGIGIAAEDLERVMTPFGQVENRMQRQHAGTGLGLPLSETFIKLHGGRLDIQSEVNKGTTVTLHLPPERVVAS; encoded by the coding sequence ATGAGCAAGCGCATCATGGTCGTCGAAGATTCACCAACCCAAGCCATCCGGCTGCAATATGCGCTGGAGCAGGAAGGATTCGATTCCATCTGCGTCAATTCAGCGGAGCAGGCGCTGGAAGCTCTGAACCTGATGCTGCCCGATCTGATGATCGTCGATTATCACCTGCCGGGCGCCAGCGGCGTCGAACTGTGCCGCCGCATTCGCTTGAATGTAGCGACGCAAAGCCTGCCCATCATCATGCTGACATCCGACGCTACGGCTGATTCGCAGGTCGCGGGCCTGGACAGCGGCGCCGACGATTACGTCGCCAAGTCCGACGATTTCAACATGCTGATCCTAAGGGTGCATGGCGTGTTGCGCCGTTCGGCGCAGCCGGAAATGCTGCTGCGCCCCGCCGAGCCTATGTTCCACCAGGCGCATCTGCTGGTGATCGACGACAGTCCGACCTATCTGGAATATTTAAGGGCAACGCTGGCCGACGAAGGCTATACGATCGATGCCGCCGAGGATGGACCCAAGGGCATCGAATTAGCCAAGCAAAACAGCTATGAATGCGTGCTGGTCGATCTGATCATGCCAGCCATGGACGGCACGACGGTTTGCCAGGAGCTGGTCAAGCTGAACAGGCCGGAAGATCCGCCCATCGTCATCTTGATGATGAGCGCTTTCGAATCGCGCGACAACGCCATCCGCGCCCTTGAATCGGGGGCCGACGACTTTGTCGGCAAATCCACCGACATGGCGATTCTGAAAGGACGGATCAGGGCGCTGTTGCGCAACCGCTTCTTGCGCAAGCAAACCCAGCGCTTGATCGAAGACGCCAGAATGCGCGAAGCCAAGCTCGAACTGATGGTGGAGGAGCGGACGCAAAGCCTGCAGCGCGAAATCGAGGAGCGCAAGCGCATCGAGGAAGATTTGCTTCAGGCCAAGGAAAACGCCGAGGCGTCGAACGTCGCCAAAAGCCGCTTTCTGTCAAATATGAGCCACGAGCTGCGAACGCCCCTGAACGCCATCATCGGTTTTGCCGACGTGATGCGCCACAAGATGTTCGGCCCCTTCGATTGCGACAAGTATCGTGAATATCTGGACGACATCCACCATGCCGCGCACCATCTGCTCAGGATCATCAACGACATTCTTGACATCTCGCGCGTGGAATCGGGAAGGCTTGACCTGTATGAGGAAGAGTTCGAACTTGCCGACGCCATTCATAGCGTCGCCCGCTTGGTGGGCGATCAGGTGCGCAGGCAGGAACTGACGCTGGATATCTTGTTGGACGATGGCTTGCCGCATGTCCGTGCGGACAGGCGCATTCTGGAACAGGCCTTTCTCAACCTGCTGTACAATGCCGCCAAATTCACCCCGTCGGGCGGCGTTATCGCGGTGAGGGCGGTTCGCGAGGCGGATGGCGGCTTGGCGATCGCCTTCTCGGACACGGGGATCGGCATCGCCGCCGAAGACCTCGAGCGGGTGATGACCCCCTTCGGGCAAGTGGAAAACAGAATGCAGCGCCAGCATGCCGGAACCGGGTTGGGCTTGCCGCTCTCCGAAACCTTCATCAAGCTGCATGGCGGCAGGCTGGACATTCAAAGCGAAGTGAACAAGGGAACCACGGTGACGCTGCATTTGCCGCCCGAGCGGGTCGTCGCAAGCTGA
- the cheB gene encoding chemotaxis-specific protein-glutamate methyltransferase CheB codes for MGGNKKIKVLVVEDSAVVRELLCHIISQDSRLEVAGAVASAEEAIQSLERLKPDVISLDIRLPGMNGLDATLEIMATNPTPIVVVSANVECEELNIAMNALKAGALTVVEKPVGLSHEDYQAMAENLCRQFVIMSEVRVLKQARRRGLHFGAGLDGPSDATAMPALEGAKQTPPPLILGIAASTGGPSAVSQVLTGLGKNFPLPVLLVQHMTDSFLPGFVSWLGETGPLPARIAQDGERPQPGTVYAPPADHHLVLQDGHLRLSKGPQVSGQRPSGTVLFKSMAQDLGKRGIGVVLTGMGDDGADGLLAMRKAGAYTLAEDRSTAVVYGMPDAAAQLGAVSALLPLDAIAPRIHDLINRSRAGGKP; via the coding sequence ATGGGGGGGAACAAGAAAATCAAGGTTCTGGTCGTCGAGGACTCGGCTGTCGTGCGCGAGTTGCTGTGCCACATCATCAGCCAGGATTCGCGCCTGGAAGTGGCGGGCGCCGTTGCCAGCGCCGAGGAGGCCATTCAGTCGCTGGAGCGGCTGAAGCCCGACGTCATCTCACTCGATATCCGCCTGCCCGGCATGAACGGCCTGGATGCCACGCTCGAAATCATGGCGACGAATCCCACGCCGATCGTGGTTGTGTCGGCGAACGTCGAATGCGAAGAGCTGAACATCGCCATGAACGCGTTGAAAGCGGGCGCCCTGACCGTGGTCGAAAAGCCCGTCGGCCTGTCGCATGAAGATTATCAGGCGATGGCGGAGAATCTTTGTCGGCAGTTCGTCATCATGAGCGAGGTGCGCGTGCTCAAGCAGGCGCGCAGGCGCGGCCTTCACTTCGGGGCGGGTTTGGATGGGCCGTCGGACGCAACCGCCATGCCGGCGCTAGAGGGCGCAAAGCAAACGCCGCCGCCCTTGATTCTGGGCATTGCCGCATCGACCGGCGGACCCAGCGCCGTCAGCCAGGTTCTGACCGGACTTGGCAAGAATTTTCCGCTGCCCGTCTTGCTGGTGCAGCACATGACCGATAGTTTTCTGCCCGGCTTCGTCAGTTGGCTGGGCGAAACGGGGCCTTTGCCCGCCCGCATCGCCCAGGACGGCGAACGCCCGCAGCCCGGAACCGTTTACGCGCCGCCCGCCGATCATCATCTGGTTCTGCAAGACGGCCATCTGCGACTGTCCAAGGGGCCGCAAGTTTCAGGCCAGCGGCCCTCCGGGACCGTGCTGTTCAAGTCGATGGCGCAAGACCTGGGCAAAAGGGGGATCGGGGTCGTGCTGACCGGCATGGGCGATGATGGAGCCGACGGCTTGCTGGCCATGCGAAAGGCGGGCGCCTACACGCTGGCCGAGGATCGTTCGACCGCCGTCGTCTACGGCATGCCAGACGCCGCGGCGCAACTGGGCGCAGTGAGCGCGCTTTTACCGCTGGACGCCATCGCCCCGCGAATTCATGATCTCATCAACAGGTCGCGCGCTGGAGGCAAGCCATGA
- a CDS encoding excisionase family DNA-binding protein, with protein MIQRLLHFIHAKKGSPSSDRDNLMTLDEVAARLGVDVVVVRRSIAKGDLPAVRTGRQLKVERGAFEQALAIAGAHYGPAP; from the coding sequence ATGATCCAGCGCCTGCTGCATTTCATCCATGCCAAGAAGGGCAGTCCATCGTCTGATCGCGACAATCTAATGACGCTGGACGAGGTGGCGGCAAGGCTCGGCGTCGATGTCGTGGTTGTTCGTCGCTCCATCGCCAAGGGTGACTTGCCTGCGGTGCGAACCGGCAGGCAATTGAAAGTCGAGCGCGGCGCGTTTGAGCAAGCGCTGGCCATCGCTGGCGCGCATTACGGGCCAGCGCCATGA
- a CDS encoding thioredoxin fold domain-containing protein, with amino-acid sequence MTINRRKALALGLGMMLSFPALASETAPENEVLNALSQAPWIGDGPRSKRYVYVVYAPWCPVCKLLYQRTREGRLDIQLRWVASGSRNDRAINQNLNAVSSRSLGMLARIFLQPDAEIEDLQQNTQALMALALSEATVKTIAPKINLTGYPTLIFVDRKGALQVIAGVPRDLEGVFAQVGAI; translated from the coding sequence ATGACAATCAACCGCCGCAAGGCGCTGGCCCTTGGGTTGGGCATGATGCTGTCCTTCCCCGCTTTGGCGTCAGAGACAGCGCCAGAGAATGAGGTGCTGAACGCCTTGTCCCAAGCGCCCTGGATCGGCGATGGGCCGCGAAGCAAGCGCTATGTCTATGTGGTGTACGCGCCTTGGTGTCCGGTCTGCAAACTTCTTTACCAGAGAACCAGAGAGGGGCGCTTGGACATACAGCTTAGATGGGTCGCCAGCGGCAGCCGCAACGACCGGGCGATCAACCAGAATCTCAATGCCGTCTCCAGCCGGTCGCTTGGAATGCTGGCGCGCATCTTCCTTCAACCGGACGCCGAGATCGAAGACCTGCAACAGAACACCCAGGCGCTGATGGCGCTGGCCCTGTCCGAGGCAACCGTCAAGACGATCGCTCCCAAAATAAACCTGACCGGCTATCCAACCCTGATTTTTGTCGATCGCAAGGGGGCCTTGCAGGTGATCGCGGGCGTGCCGAGAGACTTGGAAGGCGTTTTTGCGCAAGTGGGTGCGATTTGA